From a region of the Williamwhitmania sp. genome:
- a CDS encoding flavodoxin — translation MEKIGIFFGPVGGSTERVAHKIAKEFGGDNVEFIPVHDAKAGDVDRFKNVIFGCSTIGKETWQAPSVKKDWDLFRSELEKINVEGKVFAIFGLGDHLTYPFHFVNSMGEIGKTLLSKGAKVVGRCSVKEYDFKESEAVIDGEFIGLPIDEDFEEELTEPRIKNWVVRLKNKFV, via the coding sequence ATGGAAAAAATAGGAATTTTCTTCGGCCCCGTTGGTGGTAGCACCGAGAGGGTGGCACACAAAATTGCCAAAGAGTTTGGCGGAGATAATGTTGAATTTATTCCTGTGCATGATGCAAAAGCAGGTGATGTTGATCGGTTTAAAAATGTGATTTTTGGCTGCTCAACCATTGGTAAGGAAACATGGCAGGCACCCTCTGTAAAGAAGGATTGGGACCTGTTCCGCAGTGAGCTTGAAAAGATAAATGTTGAGGGGAAAGTATTTGCCATTTTTGGCCTTGGCGACCACCTGACCTACCCATTTCATTTTGTGAATTCCATGGGGGAAATAGGAAAGACATTACTATCGAAGGGTGCAAAGGTTGTTGGCCGCTGCTCGGTAAAGGAGTACGATTTTAAGGAATCTGAAGCAGTTATTGATGGTGAGTTTATTGGCCTTCCCATTGATGAGGATTTTGAGGAGGAACTTACTGAACCTCGGATCAAAAACTGGGTTGTTCGCCTAAAAAATAAGTTTGTTTAG